One stretch of Variovorax sp. 54 DNA includes these proteins:
- a CDS encoding superoxide dismutase produces the protein MPYTLPALPYAFDALEPHIDAQTMEIHHGKHHQTYVNNLHAALKDTPLADTPVEALIAGVEELPEALRAPVRNNGGGHANHSLFWTVMAPVGQGGGGAPSGALANAIDTDLGGFDAFKDAFTKAALTRFGSGWAWLVVGADGKLAVESSGNQDSPLMRGIGSGKTPILGLDVWEHAYYLKYQNRRPDYIAAFYNVVNWAEVARRHAAATGG, from the coding sequence GTGCCGTACACCCTGCCAGCCTTGCCCTATGCCTTCGATGCGCTCGAACCCCACATCGACGCGCAGACGATGGAAATCCACCACGGCAAGCACCATCAAACCTACGTGAACAACCTCCATGCGGCGTTGAAAGACACGCCGCTTGCGGACACGCCGGTCGAAGCCCTCATTGCCGGTGTCGAGGAACTGCCCGAGGCGCTGCGCGCGCCCGTGCGCAACAACGGCGGCGGCCATGCCAACCACAGCCTGTTCTGGACCGTCATGGCTCCGGTGGGCCAGGGCGGCGGCGGGGCGCCTTCGGGCGCGCTCGCGAACGCCATCGACACCGACCTGGGCGGTTTCGACGCCTTCAAGGACGCCTTCACCAAGGCCGCGCTCACGCGCTTCGGCAGCGGCTGGGCCTGGTTGGTCGTCGGCGCCGACGGCAAGCTGGCCGTGGAAAGCAGTGGCAACCAGGACAGCCCGCTGATGCGTGGCATCGGCTCGGGCAAGACCCCGATCCTGGGCCTGGATGTGTGGGAACACGCCTACTACCTGAAGTACCAGAACCGCCGCCCCGACTACATCGCGGCCTTCTACAACGTGGTGAACTGGGCCGAAGTGGCCCGCCGCCATGCCGCTGCGACCGGCGGCTGA